Below is a genomic region from Microbacterium galbinum.
TATTCTGAATGCTACTCTTACCGGCTGCGCGCCGGTGTCGTGAATGCCGCGGGTCCTGACCACCCGCCGCTTAACTCGTGAGGGGGTCTCGCGCATGGGCCGTGGCCGTCAGAAGGCGAAGCACACAAAGATCGCCCGCGAACTCAAGGCGTACAGTCCGTCGGTGAACTACTCCGCGCTCGAGCGCGAGCTGGGTCACCCGACCGACGAAGACGCCTACGTCGATAAGTGGGCGGACGATTATG
It encodes:
- a CDS encoding DUF3073 domain-containing protein — protein: MGRGRQKAKHTKIARELKAYSPSVNYSALERELGHPTDEDAYVDKWADDYADEDEDELEKA